A genomic stretch from Empedobacter stercoris includes:
- a CDS encoding tetracycline-inactivating monooxygenase Tet(X2) has protein sequence MTMRIDTDKQMNLLSDKNVAIIGGGPVGLTMAKLLQQNGIDVSVYERDNDREARIFGGTLDLHKGSGQEAMKKAGLLQTYYDLALPMGVNIADEKGNILSTKNVKPENRFDNPEINRNDLRAILLNSLENDTVIWDRKLVMLEPGKKKWTLTFENKPSETADLVILANGGMSKVRKFVTDTEVEETGTFNIQADIHQPEINCPGFFQLCNGNRLMASHQGNLLFANPNNNGALHFGISFKTPDEWKNQTQVDFQNRNSVVDFLLKEFSDWDERYKELIHTTLSFVGLATRIFPLEKPWKSKRPLPITMIGDAAHLMPPFAGQGVNSGLVDALILSDNLADGKFNSIEEAVKNYEQQMFIYGKEAQEESTQNEIEMFKPDFTFQQLLNV, from the coding sequence ATGACAATGCGAATAGATACAGACAAACAAATGAATTTACTTAGTGATAAGAACGTTGCAATAATTGGTGGTGGACCCGTTGGACTGACTATGGCAAAATTATTACAGCAAAACGGCATAGACGTTTCAGTTTACGAAAGAGACAACGACCGAGAGGCAAGAATTTTTGGTGGAACCCTTGACCTACACAAAGGTTCAGGTCAGGAAGCAATGAAAAAAGCGGGATTGTTACAAACTTATTATGACTTAGCCTTACCAATGGGTGTAAATATTGCTGATGAAAAAGGCAATATTTTATCCACAAAAAATGTAAAGCCCGAAAATCGATTTGACAATCCTGAAATAAACAGAAATGACTTAAGGGCTATCTTGTTGAATAGTTTAGAAAACGACACGGTTATTTGGGATAGAAAACTTGTTATGCTTGAACCTGGTAAGAAGAAGTGGACACTAACTTTTGAGAATAAACCGAGTGAAACAGCAGATTTGGTTATTCTTGCCAATGGCGGGATGTCCAAGGTAAGAAAATTTGTTACCGACACGGAAGTTGAAGAAACAGGTACTTTCAATATACAAGCCGATATTCATCAACCAGAGATAAACTGTCCTGGATTTTTTCAGCTATGCAATGGAAACCGGCTAATGGCATCTCACCAAGGTAATTTATTATTTGCTAACCCCAATAATAATGGTGCATTGCATTTTGGAATAAGTTTTAAAACACCTGATGAATGGAAAAACCAAACGCAGGTAGATTTTCAAAACAGAAATAGTGTCGTTGATTTTCTTCTGAAAGAATTTTCCGATTGGGACGAACGCTACAAAGAATTGATTCATACGACGTTGTCATTTGTAGGATTGGCTACACGGATATTTCCTTTAGAAAAGCCTTGGAAAAGCAAGCGCCCATTACCCATAACAATGATTGGGGATGCCGCACATTTGATGCCGCCTTTTGCAGGGCAGGGAGTAAATAGTGGGTTGGTGGATGCCTTGATATTGTCTGATAATCTAGCCGATGGAAAATTTAATAGCATTGAAGAGGCTGTTAAAAATTATGAACAGCAAATGTTTATCTATGGCAAAGAAGCACAAGAAGAATCAACTCAAAACGAAATTGAAATGTTTAAACCCGACTTTACGTTTCAGCAATTGTTAAATGTATAA
- a CDS encoding HIT family protein: MASIFTKIINGEIPSYKIAENDRYIAILDAFPLVEGHVLVIPKKEVDKIFDLDKETYLGLMDFSYEIAQAVEKAIPCLRVGVAVVGLEVPHVHVHLVPLNSMQDINFSNPKLQLSAEKMNEIADSIKSYL, encoded by the coding sequence ATGGCAAGCATTTTCACTAAAATTATAAACGGAGAAATACCATCATACAAAATTGCTGAAAACGATCGTTACATCGCTATTTTAGACGCCTTCCCTTTGGTAGAAGGACATGTATTGGTAATCCCGAAAAAGGAAGTTGATAAAATCTTCGATTTAGACAAAGAAACCTATTTAGGTTTAATGGACTTTTCGTATGAAATTGCACAAGCTGTAGAAAAAGCTATACCTTGTCTACGAGTTGGTGTAGCAGTTGTTGGATTAGAGGTACCACATGTACATGTACATTTGGTTCCTCTAAATTCAATGCAAGATATCAATTTCTCAAATCCAAAACTTCAATTATCTGCCGAGAAAATGAATGAAATTGCAGATAGTATCAAATCATATTTATAA
- a CDS encoding tetratricopeptide repeat protein yields MNKYIKLVIAAVLIALAIFLFSTREYGWGFVSLLVSVFPILFYFRNENILLAFWFLRKEDMAKAKKWLQRIKNPSTELIPKQMGYFHYMMGITEAQDNVAVSEKYMKEALNYGLSFDHDRAMANLSLAGAAMAKGKKKEAEGYIKEAKKNDSKGMFTDQIKMMNAQMKRFNVSNSQLQNPHMRHKGRKF; encoded by the coding sequence ATGAACAAATACATTAAATTAGTAATCGCCGCTGTATTAATCGCTTTAGCAATCTTTTTGTTTAGCACTCGCGAATATGGTTGGGGATTTGTTTCGTTATTAGTCTCTGTATTTCCTATTTTATTTTATTTCAGAAACGAAAACATCTTGTTAGCGTTCTGGTTTTTACGCAAAGAGGATATGGCAAAAGCGAAAAAATGGTTACAAAGAATCAAGAATCCATCAACAGAATTAATTCCAAAACAAATGGGATATTTTCATTACATGATGGGAATTACTGAAGCGCAAGATAATGTTGCCGTTTCAGAAAAATACATGAAAGAAGCCTTAAACTACGGTTTATCTTTTGACCACGACAGAGCAATGGCAAACTTATCATTGGCTGGTGCAGCAATGGCAAAAGGTAAAAAGAAAGAAGCTGAAGGTTATATAAAAGAAGCGAAGAAAAACGACTCGAAAGGAATGTTTACTGATCAAATCAAAATGATGAACGCCCAAATGAAACGTTTCAACGTTAGTAATTCGCAATTACAAAACCCACATATGCGTCATAAAGGACGTAAATTCTAA
- a CDS encoding DUF4262 domain-containing protein, which produces MTNEIKHNCIDKDELLNNTKLNIDKFGLQVIMVSSTSYCPSFAYSIGLTETYNHPEIICFGLSNDLGHAIINDIAELIKNGEKFEAEKISTEIFKDSRAAFLKVDKKNIDDYFGAALNYYSDKSFDALQVVWTDRNDKLPWEDNFEEEFLYKQPLLDRNADFKFYEPKNLTTFTTRQWLDKKKPILRVVHDNDGDWQFLTGDQLPEDIKIVALEELVKRDNTLNEVFDLEYGEVAERDLIGGQWTRTKLESDDEE; this is translated from the coding sequence ATGACAAACGAAATCAAACATAATTGCATTGACAAAGACGAATTACTGAATAACACCAAATTGAACATTGACAAATTTGGACTTCAAGTTATTATGGTTAGTTCGACAAGTTATTGCCCTTCGTTTGCTTACAGTATTGGTTTGACAGAGACATATAATCATCCAGAAATTATATGTTTCGGACTTTCTAATGACCTCGGACACGCAATCATAAACGACATTGCTGAATTGATTAAAAACGGAGAGAAATTTGAAGCAGAGAAAATTTCAACTGAAATATTTAAGGACAGTAGAGCAGCATTTTTAAAAGTTGACAAAAAAAACATTGACGATTATTTTGGTGCAGCCTTAAACTACTATAGCGACAAGAGTTTTGACGCTTTGCAAGTTGTTTGGACAGACCGCAATGACAAACTACCTTGGGAAGATAATTTTGAAGAAGAATTTTTATATAAACAACCACTTCTTGACAGAAACGCAGACTTTAAGTTTTACGAACCTAAAAACTTGACAACATTTACAACTCGACAGTGGCTAGACAAGAAGAAACCAATTTTACGTGTAGTTCACGACAATGACGGAGATTGGCAATTTTTGACAGGCGACCAATTACCCGAAGACATAAAGATAGTTGCATTGGAAGAACTTGTTAAACGTGACAACACACTAAACGAAGTGTTCGACCTTGAATATGGAGAAGTAGCTGAAAGAGATTTAATAGGCGGACAATGGACAAGAACTAAACTTGAATCTGATGACGAAGAATAG
- a CDS encoding IS1182 family transposase — translation MQGRKEFTPQLFYDLSLDRLLPLDNYYRIIQRELSFDFLYPATSKYYGKEGQESIDPVVFFKILLVGYLNNINSDRALIRFCSDSLSIRLFLGYDLNEELPWHSTISRTRALFGEEVFLQLFQLILSLCVNKGMVSGKRQAVDSAFIKANASMDSLVEKEVLNDASAFVNELEENSEFKACSEPNRTVTSTRKKLVEQHHNWKKEEFKGMPAARKTIQKNEDGEDIRAKFLSNHTHYSPTDPEAKISTKPGKPRQLNYAGQLAVDDKHHVITGACASTAGSKDSAIFAEIMDQTIENFKQNEIQIGEVLADAGYSSGTSLQYCEDHNLDAWIPNFGQYKPEREGFIFNKKENRYQCIQEGGNKAFLPFKRTLTDSKGYEKKSYRSSEKDCGKCPLRESCCGKVTKFKKLEESIHKPLYDKMHEKLTQNKAYHRRLVKRRSATVEPVLGTLINFFNLKRINSRGMAQANKHVLMSSLSYNLKKYLRFIFKTPSVLAQVVSLKQGKYSFLQNYSFTT, via the coding sequence ATGCAAGGACGAAAAGAATTTACCCCACAATTATTTTACGATTTAAGTTTGGATCGATTGTTGCCTTTGGATAATTACTATCGAATAATACAGCGAGAATTATCATTTGATTTTCTTTATCCAGCGACCTCAAAATATTATGGAAAAGAAGGTCAAGAAAGTATTGATCCGGTGGTGTTTTTTAAAATATTGTTAGTGGGTTATTTGAATAATATCAACAGCGACAGAGCATTGATTCGTTTTTGTTCGGATAGTTTGAGTATTCGTTTATTTTTAGGTTATGATCTGAACGAAGAATTACCTTGGCATTCGACAATTAGCCGAACTCGCGCATTATTTGGCGAAGAAGTTTTCTTGCAATTGTTTCAGTTGATATTGAGTTTATGTGTCAATAAAGGCATGGTTTCTGGGAAACGTCAAGCGGTAGATTCAGCGTTTATAAAAGCGAACGCTAGCATGGATTCTCTTGTTGAAAAAGAGGTTCTAAACGATGCTTCTGCTTTTGTGAATGAATTGGAAGAAAATTCAGAATTCAAAGCATGCAGTGAGCCTAATCGAACTGTAACATCAACTCGAAAGAAGTTGGTAGAACAACATCATAATTGGAAAAAAGAAGAGTTTAAAGGAATGCCTGCTGCTCGCAAAACGATTCAAAAAAATGAAGATGGTGAAGATATTCGTGCAAAATTTTTGAGTAATCATACCCATTATAGTCCAACAGATCCTGAAGCGAAAATCTCGACCAAACCAGGAAAACCACGTCAATTAAATTATGCGGGACAGTTAGCAGTTGATGATAAACACCATGTGATTACAGGCGCTTGTGCCAGCACAGCAGGTAGTAAAGACAGTGCTATTTTTGCAGAAATCATGGATCAAACGATTGAAAATTTTAAACAAAATGAGATTCAAATAGGTGAAGTTTTGGCTGATGCGGGCTACAGTAGCGGTACAAGTTTGCAATATTGTGAAGATCATAACTTAGATGCTTGGATCCCCAACTTTGGACAATATAAACCCGAACGGGAAGGCTTTATTTTCAATAAAAAAGAAAACCGTTACCAATGTATTCAAGAAGGCGGAAATAAAGCTTTTTTACCGTTTAAAAGGACTTTAACAGACAGCAAAGGTTATGAAAAGAAGAGCTACCGAAGTTCGGAAAAAGATTGTGGGAAATGCCCTTTGAGAGAGAGTTGTTGTGGAAAAGTAACCAAGTTTAAAAAATTGGAAGAAAGCATTCACAAACCTTTGTACGATAAAATGCACGAAAAACTCACCCAAAACAAAGCATATCACCGCAGGTTAGTAAAACGACGAAGTGCTACGGTAGAACCCGTTTTAGGAACGTTGATTAACTTTTTTAACCTAAAACGAATCAACAGCAGAGGAATGGCACAAGCCAATAAACACGTTTTGATGTCAAGTTTATCTTATAACTTGAAGAAATATCTACGTTTTATTTTCAAAACCCCGAGTGTTTTAGCCCAAGTTGTTTCCCTAAAACAAGGGAAATACAGCTTTTTACAAAATTACTCCTTCACGACTTAA
- the abc-f gene encoding ribosomal protection-like ABC-F family protein — MLTIQNLSYSHPNKNTLFTNLSMTVNHSDKIALIGNNGVGKSTLLKLIAKELEPDDGQISSETKPYYIPQIFGQFNDLTIAQALQVETKLNALHEILNGSVDEKNYSLLNDDWTIEEKCQEALSYWDISDLSLSQKLSELSGGQKTKVFLAGIFIHQPSFVLLDEPSNHLDKSSRDLLYDFIQTSRATFIIVSHDRELLQLLNPICELNRNEIKVYGGNYEFYKEQKEIEQNALSQDIQSKEKALRKAKEKERKTIERQQKLDVRAKKNLGKAGLPKIVSDAWKNNAERSSAKIAGVHSDKINGIKEELQDLRLSVSDIEQMKFEFDSSNLHKGKNLFIAENINFAYRTGGLLWEKPLNIQIVSGERIAINGKNGTGKTTLIQIILGKLKPTEGKIFIAESHSVYIDQDYSLINNHLQIYEQAQEFNQTGLQEHEVKIRLDRFLFSKDDWDKPCHTLSGGERMRLMLCCLNIANQSPDIIILDEPTNNLDLQNIEILTNAINEYEGTLIVISHDKTFLQEINIERTIELMK; from the coding sequence ATGCTTACGATTCAAAATTTATCCTATTCACATCCCAATAAAAATACGCTGTTTACTAATTTAAGTATGACAGTAAACCATTCCGATAAAATTGCATTAATTGGCAATAATGGTGTTGGAAAATCTACTTTACTCAAACTTATAGCCAAGGAATTAGAACCTGATGACGGACAAATTTCCTCCGAAACCAAACCCTATTATATTCCTCAAATTTTCGGTCAGTTTAATGATTTGACAATTGCCCAAGCCTTACAAGTTGAAACCAAACTCAATGCTTTACACGAAATTTTAAACGGAAGTGTAGATGAAAAGAATTATAGCCTTTTAAATGACGATTGGACGATAGAAGAAAAATGTCAAGAAGCCCTAAGCTATTGGGATATTTCTGATTTATCACTATCTCAAAAATTAAGCGAATTAAGTGGAGGACAAAAAACAAAAGTCTTTCTCGCAGGTATATTTATTCATCAACCATCATTTGTTTTATTAGATGAACCCAGTAATCATCTTGACAAATCCAGTAGAGACTTACTATACGATTTTATTCAAACCTCAAGAGCAACTTTTATAATCGTTAGCCACGACCGAGAGTTACTTCAGTTATTAAATCCTATTTGTGAGCTCAACAGAAATGAAATTAAAGTTTATGGCGGAAACTATGAATTTTATAAAGAGCAAAAAGAAATTGAACAAAACGCCTTAAGTCAAGATATTCAGAGCAAAGAAAAAGCACTTAGAAAGGCGAAAGAAAAGGAGCGAAAAACAATTGAACGACAACAAAAATTAGATGTTCGAGCAAAAAAGAATTTAGGAAAAGCTGGACTTCCCAAGATAGTATCAGATGCTTGGAAGAATAATGCTGAAAGAAGCTCAGCAAAAATTGCCGGAGTTCATTCAGATAAAATTAATGGTATAAAAGAAGAACTTCAAGATTTGAGGCTTTCCGTTTCTGATATAGAACAAATGAAATTTGAATTTGATTCTTCCAATCTTCATAAAGGTAAAAATCTGTTTATAGCAGAAAATATCAATTTCGCATATAGAACAGGAGGTTTATTATGGGAGAAACCTCTAAACATTCAAATTGTCAGCGGTGAACGAATTGCTATCAACGGAAAAAATGGAACAGGAAAAACCACACTTATCCAAATAATACTCGGAAAACTTAAACCAACGGAAGGAAAAATATTTATTGCTGAAAGTCATTCTGTTTATATTGACCAAGATTATTCTTTAATCAATAATCATTTACAGATTTATGAACAAGCTCAAGAATTTAATCAAACCGGCCTTCAGGAACACGAAGTAAAAATCAGATTAGACCGTTTTTTATTTTCAAAAGATGATTGGGATAAGCCTTGTCATACATTGAGTGGCGGAGAAAGAATGCGGTTAATGTTGTGTTGTTTAAACATTGCTAATCAATCTCCCGACATTATTATCTTAGATGAACCTACCAATAATTTAGACCTTCAAAACATCGAAATTTTAACCAATGCAATCAATGAATATGAAGGAACTTTAATTGTAATTTCCCACGATAAAACGTTCTTACAAGAAATAAATATTGAACGAACTATTGAATTAATGAAGTAA
- a CDS encoding NUDIX domain-containing protein: MKPFNVRIYALLEHKGKVLVIHEPFQEKLIYKFPGGGLEFGEGTKDCLKREFKEELNLDVEIGSHIFTQDFFVLNAFDPTEQVLLIYYKATVSEKSLAQLKILDADINELLWIEVNDLDSNQFTLDADKVVVDLYKKENFES, encoded by the coding sequence ATGAAACCATTTAATGTACGTATATATGCGTTATTGGAACATAAGGGAAAAGTATTGGTGATTCATGAGCCTTTTCAGGAAAAGTTGATTTATAAGTTTCCTGGAGGTGGTTTGGAATTTGGTGAAGGAACGAAAGATTGTTTGAAACGCGAGTTTAAAGAAGAGCTAAATCTTGATGTAGAAATTGGTTCGCATATTTTTACACAAGATTTTTTTGTACTTAATGCTTTTGATCCTACTGAACAAGTTTTATTAATTTATTACAAAGCTACTGTTAGTGAAAAGTCATTGGCACAATTAAAAATTTTGGATGCTGATATCAACGAATTGTTGTGGATAGAGGTTAATGACTTGGATTCAAATCAATTTACACTTGACGCCGATAAAGTGGTTGTAGACTTGTATAAAAAAGAAAACTTCGAATCCTAA
- the greA gene encoding transcription elongation factor GreA, giving the protein MANIQYVTKEGLEKLREELHQLETFERPKISQQIADARDKGDLSENAEYDAAKEAQGMLEMQIAKLKEVVAFSRVIDESKLDHSKVSILSKVKIKNTANGQELVYTLVPESEADLAKMRISVNTPIAKGLLGKSLGDVAEITLPNGMTLNFEILEISLD; this is encoded by the coding sequence ATGGCAAATATACAATATGTAACGAAAGAAGGATTAGAAAAGTTGCGTGAAGAGCTTCATCAGTTAGAAACTTTTGAGCGTCCAAAAATTTCGCAACAAATTGCTGATGCACGTGATAAAGGTGATTTATCTGAGAATGCAGAATACGATGCTGCAAAAGAAGCACAAGGAATGTTAGAAATGCAAATAGCTAAATTAAAAGAAGTTGTTGCTTTTTCTCGTGTTATAGATGAATCTAAATTAGACCACTCAAAAGTCTCTATCTTATCAAAAGTTAAAATAAAAAATACAGCTAACGGACAAGAATTAGTGTACACTTTGGTACCAGAATCTGAAGCTGATTTAGCTAAAATGCGCATCTCAGTTAACACACCAATTGCAAAAGGATTATTAGGAAAATCTCTTGGTGATGTTGCAGAAATTACATTACCTAACGGAATGACTTTAAATTTTGAAATTTTAGAAATATCTTTGGACTAA
- a CDS encoding tyrosine-type recombinase/integrase, with protein sequence MDSETILKTLQNRLKLQRYANNTIKSYCGYAQVFLEQMEKYNRLDEIPISEIELFINTKVTQENISVSYQRSLVGAIKKVFELVENQKIELNYLYPKRKVNKLPTFFSQEEVRNLLNATENLKHKAILTIIYSCGLRLSELINLKIADIKSESNLLLIRQSKGNKDRIVALPDKLLLLLREYYKVYQPKDFLFEGAKGDQYSERSVQLILKNAMSKAGVLSKGSVHTLRHSYATHLIKSGIDVRVVQELLGHNDIRTTMIYTHITDIDKKSTPSPLDFL encoded by the coding sequence ATGGATAGCGAAACAATTCTAAAAACGTTGCAAAATCGATTAAAATTACAACGATATGCAAACAATACCATAAAATCGTATTGTGGTTACGCTCAAGTTTTCTTAGAGCAGATGGAAAAATACAATAGATTAGATGAAATTCCTATTTCAGAAATCGAATTGTTTATCAATACAAAAGTAACTCAAGAAAATATCAGTGTTTCCTATCAACGTTCTTTGGTTGGGGCAATTAAAAAAGTATTTGAATTAGTTGAAAATCAGAAAATCGAATTAAATTATCTTTATCCAAAACGAAAAGTTAATAAATTACCAACTTTCTTTTCTCAAGAAGAAGTACGAAATTTATTAAATGCAACAGAAAATTTAAAACATAAAGCTATTCTTACAATAATCTATAGCTGTGGATTGCGACTAAGCGAATTGATAAATTTAAAAATTGCAGATATAAAATCAGAAAGTAATTTACTTCTTATTCGTCAAAGTAAAGGTAACAAAGATCGTATAGTTGCTTTGCCAGATAAACTTTTGCTATTATTGAGAGAATACTATAAGGTTTATCAACCTAAAGACTTTTTGTTTGAAGGCGCAAAAGGCGATCAATACAGCGAAAGAAGTGTCCAATTAATTTTAAAAAACGCTATGAGTAAAGCTGGCGTTTTATCAAAAGGCAGCGTACATACTTTAAGACATTCATATGCTACTCATCTTATAAAAAGTGGAATTGATGTACGTGTAGTTCAAGAATTATTAGGTCATAACGACATTAGAACTACCATGATTTATACGCATATTACAGATATTGATAAAAAATCGACACCAAGTCCTTTAGATTTTTTGTGA
- a CDS encoding IS1182 family transposase: MQGRKEFTPQLFYDLSLDRLVPLDNYYRIIQRELSFDFLYPATSKYYGKEGQKSIDPVVFFKILLVGYLNNINSDRALIRFCSDSLSIRLFLGYDLNEELPWHSTISRTRALFGEEVFLQLFQLILSLCVNKGMVSGKRQAVDSAFIKANASMDSLVEKEVLNDVSAFVNELEENSEFKACSEPNRTVTSTRKKLVEQHHNWKKEEFKGMPAARKTIQKNEDGEDIRPKFLSNHTHYSPTDPDAKISTKPGKPRQLNYAGQLAVDDKHHVITGACASTAGSKDSAIFAEIMDQTIENFKQNEIQIGEVLADAGYSSGTSLQYCEDHNLDAWIPNFGQYKPEREGFIFNKKENRYECIQEGGNKAFLPFKRTLTDSKGYEKKSYRSSEKDCGNCPLRAQCCGKVTKFKKLEESIHKPLYDKMHEKLTQNKAYHRRLVKRRSATVEPVLGTLINFFNLKRINSRGMAQANKHVLMSSLSYNLKKYLRFIFKIPSILAQVVSLRQGKYSFLQKYSFTT; this comes from the coding sequence ATGCAAGGACGAAAAGAATTTACCCCACAATTATTTTACGATTTAAGTTTGGATCGATTGGTGCCTTTGGATAATTACTATCGAATAATACAGCGAGAATTATCATTTGATTTTCTTTATCCAGCGACCTCAAAATATTATGGAAAAGAAGGTCAAAAAAGCATCGATCCGGTGGTGTTTTTTAAAATATTGTTAGTGGGTTATTTGAATAATATCAACAGCGACAGAGCATTGATTCGTTTTTGTTCGGATAGTTTGAGTATTCGTTTATTTTTAGGCTATGATCTGAACGAAGAATTACCTTGGCATTCGACAATTAGCCGAACTCGCGCATTATTTGGCGAAGAAGTTTTCTTGCAATTGTTTCAGTTGATATTGAGTTTATGTGTCAATAAAGGCATGGTTTCTGGGAAACGTCAGGCGGTAGATTCAGCGTTTATCAAAGCGAACGCTAGCATGGATTCTCTTGTTGAAAAAGAGGTTCTAAACGATGTTTCTGCTTTTGTGAATGAGTTGGAAGAAAATTCAGAATTCAAAGCATGCAGTGAGCCTAATCGAACTGTAACATCAACTCGAAAGAAGTTGGTAGAACAACATCATAATTGGAAAAAAGAAGAGTTTAAAGGAATGCCTGCTGCTCGCAAAACGATTCAAAAAAATGAAGATGGTGAAGATATTCGTCCAAAATTTTTGAGCAATCATACCCATTATAGTCCAACAGATCCTGATGCGAAAATCTCGACCAAACCAGGAAAACCACGTCAATTAAATTATGCGGGACAGTTAGCAGTTGATGATAAACACCATGTGATTACAGGCGCTTGTGCCAGCACAGCAGGTAGTAAAGACAGTGCTATTTTTGCAGAAATCATGGATCAAACGATTGAAAATTTTAAACAAAATGAGATTCAAATAGGTGAGGTTTTGGCTGATGCGGGCTACAGTAGCGGTACAAGTTTGCAATATTGTGAAGATCATAACTTAGATGCTTGGATCCCCAACTTTGGACAATATAAACCCGAACGGGAAGGCTTTATTTTCAATAAAAAAGAAAACCGTTACGAATGTATTCAAGAAGGCGGAAATAAAGCTTTTTTACCGTTTAAACGGACTTTAACAGACAGCAAAGGCTACGAAAAGAAGAGCTACCGAAGTTCGGAAAAAGATTGTGGTAACTGTCCTTTGAGAGCGCAATGTTGTGGTAAAGTAACCAAGTTTAAAAAATTGGAAGAAAGTATTCACAAACCTTTGTACGATAAAATGCACGAAAAACTCACCCAAAACAAAGCATATCACCGCAGGTTAGTAAAGCGACGAAGTGCTACGGTAGAACCCGTTTTAGGAACGTTGATTAACTTTTTTAACCTAAAACGAATCAACAGCAGAGGAATGGCTCAAGCCAACAAACACGTTTTGATGTCAAGTTTATCTTACAACTTGAAGAAATACCTGCGCTTTATTTTCAAAATCCCGAGTATTTTAGCCCAAGTTGTTTCCCTAAGACAAGGGAAATACAGCTTTTTACAAAAATACTCCTTCACGACTTAA
- the eno gene encoding phosphopyruvate hydratase, whose protein sequence is MSIISHIHARQILDSRGNPTVEVDVITESGILGRAAVPSGASTGEYEAVELRDGGDIYLGKGVLKAVENVNDVIAPELIGFSVFEQNLIDQVMIDLDGTENKAKLGANAILGVSLAVAKAAAEELGLPLFRYIGGVNANTLPVPMMNIVNGGSHSDAPIAFQEFMIMPVQAASFSDALRKGTEVFHSLKKILHDRGLSTAVGDEGGFAPTFEGTEDALDTVILAIEKAGYKAGEEIMIALDCASSEFYHDGKYDYTKFEGDKGAIRTSAEQAAYLAELAEKYPIISIEDGMDENDWEGWKILTDKIGDRVQLVGDDLLVTNVKKLDQAIETETANSILIKFNQIGTLTETIKAVQMAQNARYTAVMSHRSGETEDATIADLAVALNTGQIKTGSACRSDRMAKYNQLLRIEEILGETAIFPGLKAFKVKR, encoded by the coding sequence ATGAGCATTATTTCGCATATTCATGCAAGACAAATTTTAGATTCTCGTGGTAATCCTACAGTAGAAGTTGACGTCATTACAGAATCAGGTATATTAGGACGTGCAGCAGTTCCGTCTGGAGCATCTACAGGAGAATATGAAGCGGTAGAATTACGTGACGGTGGAGATATTTACTTAGGAAAAGGAGTATTAAAAGCAGTTGAGAATGTAAATGACGTTATTGCTCCAGAATTAATTGGTTTCTCAGTTTTCGAACAAAATTTAATCGACCAAGTGATGATTGATTTAGACGGAACAGAAAACAAAGCGAAATTAGGTGCGAATGCGATTTTGGGTGTTTCATTAGCGGTTGCAAAAGCAGCAGCAGAAGAATTAGGTTTACCATTATTTAGATATATTGGAGGTGTTAATGCGAATACATTACCAGTTCCAATGATGAATATTGTAAATGGAGGTTCTCACTCTGATGCGCCAATCGCTTTTCAAGAGTTTATGATTATGCCAGTTCAGGCAGCATCTTTCTCGGACGCTTTGCGCAAAGGAACAGAAGTTTTTCATTCACTAAAGAAGATTTTACACGATAGAGGTTTATCTACAGCTGTAGGTGACGAAGGAGGTTTTGCTCCGACTTTTGAAGGAACAGAAGATGCTTTAGATACAGTAATTTTAGCGATAGAAAAAGCAGGTTATAAAGCAGGTGAAGAAATTATGATTGCATTAGATTGTGCATCATCAGAATTTTACCATGATGGAAAATACGATTATACAAAATTCGAAGGAGATAAAGGAGCTATTCGTACTTCTGCAGAGCAGGCAGCTTATTTAGCAGAATTAGCAGAAAAATATCCGATTATTTCGATTGAAGATGGTATGGATGAAAATGATTGGGAAGGTTGGAAAATTTTAACGGATAAAATTGGTGATCGTGTACAATTAGTTGGTGACGATTTGTTGGTGACAAATGTTAAGAAATTAGATCAAGCAATTGAAACAGAAACAGCAAATTCAATCTTAATCAAATTTAATCAAATTGGTACATTAACAGAAACAATTAAAGCTGTTCAAATGGCTCAAAATGCACGTTACACAGCAGTAATGTCTCACCGTTCTGGAGAAACTGAAGATGCTACAATTGCTGATTTAGCTGTTGCATTGAACACAGGACAAATTAAAACAGGTTCTGCATGTCGTTCTGATCGTATGGCAAAATATAACCAATTGTTACGTATCGAAGAAATTCTTGGTGAGACTGCTATCTTCCCAGGTCTTAAAGCTTTTAAAGTTAAGCGATAG